A single genomic interval of Cydia strobilella chromosome 3, ilCydStro3.1, whole genome shotgun sequence harbors:
- the LOC134756225 gene encoding lipoprotein lipase-like, producing the protein MISSVLVFVILAAASTRNNKDVSFENWSSYKPGDRIFYFPGDDGKIHKIDSWKQLDRDFITVTPPSARNNKHVRFENWKGYKNGDRIFYFPGDNGKIYKIDSWELIDRDAIRNYTSWPVNNEYWLYSRSNAKEKQILIMGNKSSVKNSNFDQNKPTVFTAHGWLGDGNTEINKLLTKVFLKDADVNVIVLDWSGLSKMGYVTAKESVPKVGRMYGQFIYWLHQDFHMSLQNIHLVGHSLGGHLVSSAGRELSGAARRITALDPAGPLWYYDKRRLSRRDAYYVEVIHTNAYMAGYHKPCGHSDHYPNGGSFMAGCHVLDLICHHSRSWKYMAASVEHNKFLANRCSNVWEAFHNRCSGTGELMGNSFITKKQSGLYRINTLADYPYIDTKFVEREDMWRIY; encoded by the exons CTGCCTCTACAAGAAACAACAAAGATGTAAGCTTTGAAAACTGGAGTAGTtacaagcctggtgacaggaTCTTCTATTTTCCCGGGGATGATggtaaaatacacaaaattgaTTCCTGGAAACAATTAGATAGAGATTTTATCACAGTAACACCCCCATCTGCACGAAACAACAAACATGTAAGGTTTGAAAACTGGAAGGGTTACAAGAATGGTGACAGGATCTTCTATTTTCCCGGGGACAatggtaaaatatacaaaatcgaTTCCTGGGAACTAATCGATAGAGATGCAATACGCAACTACACTAGCTGGCCAGTCAATAACGAGTATTGGTTGTACTCAAG gTCGAATGCAAAGGAAAAACAGATTCTGATAATGGGGAATAAATCGAGTgtcaaaaattcaaatttcgaCCAGAACAAACCTACCGTCTTCACAGCTCACGGATGGCTAGGTGACGGTaacactgaaataaataaacttcttACTAAAG TGTTCCTTAAAGACGCTGATGTTAACGTCATAGTCCTTGATTGGAGTGGACTGTCCAAGATGGGATATGTGACAGCAAAGGAGTCAGTCCCGAAGGTGGGCCGAATGTACGGGCAGTTCATTTACTGGCTACATCAAGACTTTCACATGTCCTTGCAGAATATCCACCTAGTGGGCCATAGTCTGGGTGGCCACTTGGTTAGCAGCGCGGGGAGAGAGCTTAGTGGGGCTGCACGGagaataacag CCCTCGACCCAGCTGGTCCTCTATGGTATTATGATAAGCGTCGTCTATCCAGAAGAGACGCATACTACGTCGAGGTCATCCACACGAACGCCTACATGGCCGGCTACCACAAACCTTGTGGCCACTCCGACCACTACCCTAACGGAGGCTCGTTCATGGCCGGCTGTCATGTTTTGGACTTGATTTGTCATCATTCCAGATCCTGGAAATATATGGCGGCCAGTGTTGAGCACAATAAGTTTCTAGCTAATAGATGTTCAAATGTATGGGAAGCGTTTCACAATCGGTGTTCTGGGACTGGAGAGCTGATGGGCAATAGTTTTATCACAAAGAAACA ATCTGGACTTTATAGAATAAACACACTTGCAGATTATCCTTACATCGACACAAAGTTTGTTGAGAGAGAGGATATGTGGAGGATATATTAG